In the genome of Primulina huaijiensis isolate GDHJ02 unplaced genomic scaffold, ASM1229523v2 scaffold40399, whole genome shotgun sequence, the window GATCTTTTTCAGTTAGGATCCTATCTTCAGGCCGCTTCCAATTTTTCACAATTCTCATGGGTGGTTCAGGTTCTTCCGGAACTATTCTGGTCTCATTATTCTTCAAACCACCATTCTCTTCAAGACTAGCAGCTCTCATGCCATCCTCAACCAGTTGGACCTCTTCTTCATCCATATCCATTTCCGCCTCCTTGCCGAGCTCAATAATATCCTCTTCTTCCATAGTGGTCATCTTGCTTCTCCTTATCACTTCCTCAAGTGTCATGGGAGGAGGTAAATCATCATCCTCATCATCAGCAAAGTCAATTGTCTCAACCACAACAAAATCATGCCAATCAATCATAGCCATCTGCAGTCGCTCCTGCTCGATCTCATCTTCAGCCTTCTGCCTGGCCTGTTCTTGTGACCGTTCCCATTCAAGACGATGTAAACAGCGTTCAAGGACAGTCGTCATATCCCCAACACTCCTTCGGAGCTTATCTGTCAACCCTTTCGAAGGCATCAGTACCTTTGAATATGCATCAGCCAGTGATGTAAAGAACATGAACATACTGTGTGTTGGCCGCAGGAAATGGAACTGGGGATTAGAGCTCTCCCTACTAGTAAGACCAGTCAAAAATGACTTCCCGTTTCGGGCCACAAACTGAGCAGTGAGTTTAATTATATCTAGTTCCTCCCCTGTAATTCCTTCGGGAAGCCGAACAGTATACTGCTCTGACTCCGGTGGCTCAAGTACCTTGCGGACAGGTCTAAATTGGGCCGTTGGATCAGGCTTTGTCAAAGTATCACTTGAATCAGCAGCTGGAGCAGTAGCACCTGGTTCTGGAACATCCTGGGAAGGTAGCTGCTGGGCAGAAACTTGATTCTGGGCCCGAGCTTCTGATAGGCGGTGCAGATAGTAAGCATGGTAAGGATCAGAGGCATGTAAAAAGTTGAATTTTGCATTCCCTTCATTGTTTGCCATGATTCTTTTCTCAAATTCTGGTCCATTTTTTGCCACAAACTGGGAAGTTTTATCTACAATGTTTCTTATGTCAGGGGGCGGATATATAATTCCTATAGTCCTAGTGTGGGTAGCAACTGAAGGAGGAGCTGAATTGGATTTATCATTAGCGTTTGCTTGGCCTTCAGTAGGCGCATTTTTCTCATCTTCAGATTCGTTGATCACTTGAGCAAGGGGAATCGGACCAAGATTCCCATCACCTGGCGGCGCCGGAAGGGGCAGTATCGAGAAGGAACCTAGCATTTTTCAATCTGCAGAAGGCAATCCATATGGAACATTGCTCAGTCAAGTTGTGATCTTACAATGGCTAAGACCAAGTATAAAAAAAGTGTAATTCAGGAAGAAATTTAGCAATATAAATTAAAGGTGTCAAAATTCGGAAAAGAAcaccaaaataaaaacaaaagataaatgcggaaaaagttGAGAGGCAAATTCATCTAACACAGACAAGAATAAACTAATCAACAATGTAAAAATTATAACACCAAAATGTTGCCTATATCAAGTTTTACTTAGAATAATTCGCCATAAGCTCAAGAGAAAAATCCAATCCCAGAGGACTATCCTTGTTGCTGGAAAACTCCTCAAATTTAAGAGTCACTTCGCAATTACTTGTGGAGCTTATGTGGTGGTTAATTTCTTACTTTCTCAGTTTCTCCCAGATTATGTGGGAACATCACCCACCCCATAGAGAAATGCCCACTCTAGAGACTCTCATTACTGTTCTAAACAAATTACTCCTACCACCACCTCTTCAACTCTCAAACTTGAACAAAGAAGCTCATTCATGCAACCAAATTAGGAATTCGGTTGCGAATGCTGTACAATAATTTGCAACGATCAGGCAAGcacaagtaaaaaaaataacttcAATAAAAAAATGCCACATTCAATTAGCTGGGAATACGTTGAATGGCTCCTAGATTTTGACCTAATGCTGTTCAttttttaaagcttaaagggTGAAATGCTTGGGATGAGCTTCTCTAAGGAGGCAATTGGATTGATGgatgatttgaaatatattcaaatgtatttttgtagtTATTGAGAAACAAGACCATAAACTTCAAATCCCACCATTTTCAAGTTATATAGTATTTCACTTTAGTTCGGATGAATTtcaatctcaactcataattAGATCATTCAAAATCTATTATATTTATGTAACTAACGTATAAATAAGTAATATATATTGTTAACTATGATGCTATaatagatttcaaatcaatCTCCCACGTAAAAGTACTCGAGTCCAAGACTGGATTTTCACCAAGAAtcataaaagaataaaaataaaaatcaaacattCAGATGTTGGCGTCCGCATTTGAACTGGGATAAGAATAGCAGGAAATATAATGGTCCGAAATAACCTAACTTCAGATGTTGGAGTCCACATTTTTGTCGATTCCAGCTACCATTTAATTCACCGTGTCCATTCAGTTTATGTGTATATAAATGATTCAGCGACTCAACACTAAAATACTAACAATCGTACCACCAAAAGCAGCAACCAAACAAAACTCATGCCCACATATTTGGGAGAAAAGAGTAGGGAAACGTGAGAAAAAGACTGAGAATTAGACTAAAATACCAAATTTTAAGGGCTTTTTCGAGTTCAAAAGGTTGAATAGTACTTACCTTAAGATTTCTCACGCATCAGCTTTGAGGTAGGAGATGGAAGGATCTAGGGCAGAAGCAGAATACGTCTCGATCATTTCTTCACTAATGAAATGGTTTTTGTACATTTGGGCCGGGCCAAGCCAAGCCAAGCCAAGCCCAAAGCTAGACAATATACAATTCTATAAATATTATGGCCcaatacaaaataattaatttatttttaaaaatcagttAATTAGATTTTacgtatattattttataagaatAACCAAAACAAAATTGATTTAACCATTTCTTAAAATATTAATGTTCACTCGATGAAAATAGCagaggaaaattttaaaataatgaggatatttaaataaagaaaaaaaatttattaacatCTAATCAAAATTAGTTACTTTAGGACTTTATgttaattaatacaaataagtATAACAAGaattgagaaaaattttaaaaaaaattgggacaATTAAATCAATTCGGACTATACCAGTAGTTCAGCAGCATGATCTATAACTTGATCTTCCAACTGTTTCTATGAAGCGTAAGAGGCTTCAGTTCCAATACTTAGTTGAAAGAGTGGGGAAACAGATTCAATAATTGAATAATAAATGGTTTTCATAGGGGGCAAAGAGGTGCTCATAAAGTCTATCCTCTAAGCTATCCCAGCATATGTAATGTGCTCTTTTAAACTACCACGGCAGATTTGTGATGAAATTGAGAGGGTACGTGCAATCTTCTGGTGGGGAGTTGATAATGGAAAACGGAAATTGAACTGGCGCTCATGGGATTCCTTATGCCACCCAAAATCTAGAGGGTCTCGGATCCTAGATAATGGCAGAATTTAACCGTGCTTTATTAGTCAAACAACTCTGGAGACTTATCCGCGATCCGGGTACTAAGGGATAACCAAAGTCACCTTCTCATGGCTTTTGGGAAACATATTACACAGCTTCTCTCGGTAGTCCATGGCGAACTCCTAGCTATCCTTGAAGGTATAAAACTACTCTATGATTAAAACTTTCTTGATGTATTGATTGAATTGGATTTCTTACTAGCAGTGCAAAAAGTTACAGCTATTCAAAGATGATCTTGGCTATATTGGTGTATGTGCTACTTAAGTTGGAAGGCATATAAGAAGACCAGTAATTTCAGATATTGCACATGTTAGTAAATCGGCTAATATAGTAGGCCATAAAATTGCTTATTTTGTTCTACCCATCCATCGTTCGTCTGGATGAATGGTGAGTTTCCCTCCTGGTTAGTTAGGCTTGTAATGGATGATTATTCTTAATACAATTACAATTTtctatcaaaaaaatattataagacACGATACAAAATGTGGAGCTTGTTAAGTTTCGTTTttgttcattattttaatttaagtgattttatttttaagaaacaTTCGAATTATACTTGGTAatatttgttattatattaNaattttcttattttcaagaaaaacgactggtttttttttaaaataatttaatttttaaaaaaattcaaaaataatgtaaaaaaaaacattttcaaaactaatGCAATCCGCGTTTACGGAGCGCGAACGTTGCTCACGtggagcagcgtccgcgcttcgtgagcacggacgctggtccacgtaagcgacggaatatatataaaaaccgtcgaTGATACCGTCGCTGTAAGGaattataaccgtcgctaattagcgacggtttttgaaccgTCGTTAAATGCCGAAATACATTCTTCACGCGTCACGAATAATTGTATCAACaccgtgcacatgtacgccacggataatcttgaactttcaatgGTTTGCAagtttgcagcgtgcaatatacgctACGAAAAGCTATTTCtgttgtagtgaagatagagaaaaaaacaaataagaaattcatcaaaactgggatatctcaattgaatgttgttcattttcctcaacatcattctgtggtcgaatgtcatgtacaagatgctgtagaccaacattaagcaaatttgtaaaattgtgtatgttcgaccaagacggagtcttaaaatcctgctgaccaaacaaaccaaagtTAGTCATCTCTGAGTCACTGAAAAAACTAGATTGAATAGTAGAGGTtcctgaaaaaacttattttttgatgaacttattgtctgttttttttctctatcttcactacaacaaaaatggattttcgcagcgtatattgcacgctgcaaagttgcaagcagTTGGAAGTTTAAGATTAttcgcggcgtacatgtgcagtTGTTGATAAGAAAGGTATTTcggcatttagcgacggttcatagcgacggtttatgaacatttagcgacggttcataGCGACGACGgttcataaaccgtcgctgattcctTACAGCGacgaaaaaccgtcgctaatgcaattttagcgacggtttaaaaaactgtcgcaaattcgTGACGGTTGCTATATttattccgtcgctaaaatattctgtcgcttacgtggaccagcgtccgtgcttacgaagcgcggacGCTAAGCGCGTATTAtattagttttgaaaatgtttttttttacattatttttgaaaaaaaaatttaaatttaaattatttttcaaaaaaacccGAAAAACgacacatgatttcaaatttaaaacatgTTTATTAATTCTTAATAATGAAATTTTATCACCTTATTTTCAATCTCTTTGccccaaaatatatatttgtcaatTTTTAAACCTCCcaatattattatgattaatttaaatattcacaacttataaaacaaatattttgtattatatttaaatcaaatacattgtgttttaaaattctaaatttatcAGTACTAAGCAtatcccaaaaatcaattcaacTATAATTTAATAACATTTGGCAAACAAAAACTCTTGGCATTTGTTAAAATATCCtattaataaatttcaaacataattttttatcaCACAAATTCTTCCCACAAAACCATTcccctaaaatattttttcccaaaTCATAAGAGAGATTGTCTCCCTACACATCAAATAGGGCTTGCAAGGATGGTAGTATTCAACTGAGGGGATGCTTCACCTTGTTTTATATGCATGAAATAGAAATATTAATTCACAAAAAGTAAGGAAAAAAGAGGTCAGTGAAAAAGAGACTACAGAATGTGAAATAAATAACATTCAGTTCACCTCAAATGcataatttatttctcaatatattttgttgtacaaacccactcgaTGACAACAAATTTCACAACAATCAAGTTGTGAAGAAACACAAATCATTCCTGAGGTGCGTAAGAATTTAACTTTCAGGGATTAGTTCAGTTACTTACTAAGCTTTTGAATTTTGTGATACAATCTAATGCACGCTGGAAATCACTGTCTGTCGAGCCGAATGTGAAGCGACAGTAACCAGGGATTCCAGTCCATGAAGCACTATTGATGCACAGACCACAGCTCTTCAGCATGACTTCCCCAATATTTGAGTTATCAAGCGTGATTTCCTGAGTACCAGTACCGGAAGAGTTATTACTTTTGATAGTCTTGCCAAGATAGGCAGAAGGCTTTGCTACAATGGAGACTCCGCCATGAGCTTCGAGAACATCCCAACCACAACTTTCAAGTGTCTGTCAAGCCACAGATCATAAAATTTGCATAAATGTGAATAAAAAGATGGCATATCCAGGGATAAACCAAATTTTGATTAGAACTTTGACTTAGGGGTATATCATGATACCAAACACCAATATACCATTAAGCCATGACCGatagaaatgatattttaaatcgtaaaaGACTGTGCGCCAAATATGTGACCTCCACACTATCATTAATTGTATCATTTAGTATTGGTTGCTTAATGAAAAGGAATAGCAACTAGTAACAGTacggtttaaatttttttaaaccatattcGGTAAGAAGAGCAATTGTTGCTTCCCCTACAGACACATGCATACACACACAAGTATTGAATGTGAAATATGAAgatatttcaaaaactattatccCTACTTGACCATGTTTTTCAACATCCACGCTAAGTGATAGTATTGATATCGAGAATAAATTATACCTGCTTCAATTGTTTATATCTATTTCCAAGAAGTTCAGTCTGCTCTACAATGGCATTCAGCAGATCACCCGTCTTCTGCTCTTGAAGATCCAGCAATTTCTTCACTGTATATTTTATAGTGCTATGAGGTTTGCTTAATCCGGCAAAGCTATGGAATGTATCCACAACAGATTGCTGATTTATAAGAAGAAACCCAAACTTAAGCCCACTACTTAGCATCTTAAAAAATAATCCTCCAAGTAGAGATACACAAAATGTTGGATTGGTAGAGGAAAGTTTCTCCAGAGTAGCTCTCAGATTCCAGCCATCTACACCTTTGGAGTTAAATTCAACCCCTGAGAATGAAGTATCTAGTATAACCCTTGCTCCAAACTTAGCACAAATGGATAAAAGAATATTTATCTCTTTGTTACTGTAAACCGTCCCAGTGGGATTGACTATTGGACCAGAGATGTAGATCCATGGTTTGTTTAGAGTCTTTAAAACGTCTGCAAGTGTTTCTTCTGTCAGCTTGAAACCTACTTCCGAATATGTAGGAATATTTACAATTTCGgcattcaaaaattttgcagCAGATACATAATTTCCATTGGTACCAGTAGGGAAGC includes:
- the LOC140969299 gene encoding probable splicing factor 3A subunit 1 — encoded protein: MLGSFSILPLPAPPGDGNLGPIPLAQVINESEDEKNAPTEGQANANDKSNSAPPSVATHTRTIGIIYPPPDIRNIVDKTSQFVAKNGPEFEKRIMANNEGNAKFNFLHASDPYHAYYLHRLSEARAQNQVSAQQLPSQDVPEPGATAPAADSSDTLTKPDPTAQFRPVRKVLEPPESEQYTVRLPEGITGEELDIIKLTAQFVARNGKSFLTGLTSRESSNPQFHFLRPTHSMFMFFTSLADAYSKVLMPSKGLTDKLRRSVGDMTTVLERCLHRLEWERSQEQARQKAEDEIEQERLQMAMIDWHDFVVVETIDFADDEDDDLPPPMTLEEVIRRSKMTTMEEEDIIELGKEAEMDMDEEEVQLVEDGMRAASLEENGGLKNNETRIVPEEPEPPMRIVKNWKRPEDRILTEKDPTKYVVSPITGELVLINDMSEHMRISLIDPKYKEQKDRMFAKIRETTLAADDEISRNIVGLARTRPDIFGTTEEEVSNAVKAEIEKKNDEQPKQVIWDGHTGSIGRSTTQAISHNTGGEDLNDNVNNDGWSLPGPAPPPPIPGMPPVRPLPPPPGLLLNIPRPPTSIPYSMPTSTGVIAPPPPRPPVINIVPPVRPPPPMSMVHGQPLMANQPSLLPSMLPVPPPPGSQFTMLGGPRPFVHISMPQPGMPMVPPPPMLQGMPPPPPPEEAPPPLPDEPEPKRQRLDDSMLVPEDQFLVKHSGPAHISISVPNVDEANLKGQVLEITVQSLSETVGSLKEKIAGDIQLPANKQKLSGKAGFLKDNLSLAYYNIGPGDSLSLSLRERGGRKR